Proteins from a genomic interval of Corallococcus macrosporus:
- a CDS encoding ATPase, producing MTDFSRRPPPGPGPSSFDAEQDPNRSITPLETPAAAASPILATPPRPRSPTMAGVPLGGDKPPEPTRSRPAQSAPLPSVIFDPMPRPRVPPAQASGVAPPGAPPPFHEEMLDVQTERRTAPPGPPPAPQDPDRRASPGPERRGPDAERRGPPPAEADRRGPAGPAGADRRAASSAPPQGYVGPERRGFRRGEASDAPVTNRFWPAQPKSLQEAGLNTTFVEELVLKAIFFAGEMRGMDVATRLQLPTALVDEVIEGLRRQKYIDIRGGGGSGVGRSTMIYQLTTFVTDVLRQILDRNRYNGPAPVPFNEWVAAVKQQTVRGNRITRQRMEDKFGDLIIRDYIFDGIGPAMNSGRAIFFYGPPGNGKTAICQGMVNCYDGDIFVPHALLIDDFVVKMFDANIHRAVEDEPGMPSYDRRWVRCRRPLVVVGGELTLEMLDLVYTPEVKYYEAPFQMKASNGMLLIDDFGRQKVSPKDLLNRWIVPLESDVDILTLHTGKKIQVPFDVFAAFSTNLDPSDLVDDAFLRRVRYKLEVQRPDEEQFHEIFQMMCKKRGVPYDARAVDYLIDEHYRPLHRPFAACQPRDLLDQVIDMANYQGQTPRLDPALLDAAVRSYFVRFDKPEGSAPTAASASR from the coding sequence ATGACCGACTTCTCCCGCAGGCCCCCACCTGGCCCAGGTCCGTCTTCCTTCGACGCCGAGCAGGATCCCAATCGCAGCATCACCCCCCTGGAGACGCCCGCCGCCGCGGCGAGCCCCATCCTGGCCACGCCTCCCCGCCCGCGCTCGCCCACCATGGCCGGAGTGCCCCTGGGCGGAGACAAGCCGCCGGAGCCCACCCGCTCAAGGCCCGCGCAGTCCGCGCCGCTGCCCTCCGTCATCTTCGACCCGATGCCGCGCCCCCGCGTGCCGCCCGCGCAGGCCTCGGGCGTGGCCCCGCCGGGAGCGCCGCCGCCCTTCCACGAAGAGATGCTGGACGTGCAGACGGAGCGGCGCACCGCGCCCCCCGGTCCTCCGCCCGCGCCGCAGGACCCCGACCGCCGCGCGAGCCCCGGCCCGGAGCGTCGCGGTCCGGACGCCGAACGCAGGGGACCTCCTCCGGCGGAGGCCGACCGCCGGGGCCCGGCTGGCCCCGCCGGCGCCGACCGTCGCGCCGCGTCCTCGGCGCCCCCGCAGGGCTACGTGGGCCCGGAGCGGCGTGGCTTCCGGCGCGGTGAGGCGTCGGACGCGCCGGTGACGAACCGCTTCTGGCCCGCGCAGCCGAAGTCGCTCCAGGAGGCCGGCCTCAACACCACGTTCGTGGAGGAGCTGGTCCTCAAGGCCATCTTCTTCGCGGGCGAGATGCGCGGCATGGACGTGGCCACGCGCCTGCAACTGCCCACCGCGCTGGTGGACGAGGTCATCGAGGGCCTGCGCCGGCAGAAGTACATCGACATCCGGGGCGGTGGCGGATCCGGCGTGGGCCGCTCCACGATGATCTACCAGCTCACGACCTTCGTGACGGACGTGCTGCGGCAGATATTGGACCGCAACCGCTACAACGGCCCCGCGCCCGTGCCGTTCAACGAGTGGGTCGCCGCCGTGAAGCAGCAGACCGTGCGCGGCAATCGCATCACCCGCCAGCGCATGGAGGACAAGTTCGGCGACCTGATCATCCGCGACTACATCTTCGACGGCATCGGTCCGGCGATGAACTCCGGGCGCGCCATCTTCTTCTACGGCCCTCCGGGCAACGGCAAGACGGCCATCTGCCAGGGCATGGTCAACTGCTACGACGGGGACATCTTCGTCCCGCACGCGCTGCTCATCGACGACTTCGTGGTGAAGATGTTCGACGCGAACATCCACCGCGCCGTGGAGGACGAGCCCGGCATGCCGTCGTATGACCGCCGCTGGGTGCGCTGCCGCCGGCCGCTGGTGGTGGTGGGCGGTGAGCTCACGCTGGAGATGCTCGACCTCGTCTACACCCCGGAGGTGAAGTACTACGAGGCGCCGTTCCAGATGAAGGCGTCCAACGGGATGCTCCTCATCGACGACTTCGGCCGGCAGAAGGTGTCCCCCAAGGACCTGCTCAACCGGTGGATCGTCCCGCTGGAGAGCGACGTGGACATCCTCACGCTCCACACGGGCAAGAAGATCCAGGTGCCCTTCGACGTGTTCGCCGCGTTCTCCACCAACCTGGATCCCAGCGACCTCGTGGACGACGCGTTCCTGCGCCGCGTCCGCTACAAGCTGGAGGTGCAGCGCCCGGACGAAGAGCAGTTCCACGAGATCTTCCAGATGATGTGCAAGAAGCGCGGCGTGCCCTACGACGCACGCGCCGTGGACTACCTCATCGACGAGCACTACCGCCCGCTGCACCGGCCCTTCGCCGCGTGCCAGCCTCGCGACCTGTTGGATCAGGTCATCGACATGGCGAACTACCAGGGCC
- a CDS encoding acyl-CoA dehydrogenase family protein yields MSFFQAPPVLGNQYDDDAFLQGYLARTLPNDLFRSLQDDFRELGELGGKYFYEFQQRDRLNEPVLTQWDPWGKRIDHIEVTPLWKEAEALTARKGLVAVAYEQKSGALSRVHQFALNYLVQPSLDVYSCPLAMTDGAARSLLSLGNKALIDHALPHLTSRDPATFWTSGQWMTERTGGSDVGLTLTEARQSPEGWRLHGTKWFTSATTAQMALTLARPTGNGPGGKGLALFFVETRDAQGRLNGIQINRLKDKFGTKKVPTAELTLDGTLATPVAGLTDGIRNMAMMLNVTRTWNAMGATWAMRRALALAHDYAKRRVQFGAPLSEKPLHVDTLAGLEAEFQAGFLLAFRGVELLGKLETRTATEQELLLQRLVTPLAKLTTGRQVVHVTSEVTESFGGAGYVEDTGLPRIQADAQVLSIWEGTTNVLSLDSLRALAKEGTLEAFFHEVEGRLSKVTDAGLRPCVQTAHDALEHARAWVSGAMANPTTMEAGARRFSLTLGRTLELALLSEHAQWCLEHGHGPRSRAAARRFRQHGVDLIQDEIDLDDSRLLG; encoded by the coding sequence ATGAGCTTCTTCCAGGCGCCCCCGGTTCTTGGCAACCAGTACGACGACGACGCGTTCCTGCAGGGCTACCTCGCTCGCACCCTTCCGAACGATTTGTTCCGCTCGCTCCAGGATGACTTCCGGGAGCTGGGAGAGCTGGGAGGCAAGTACTTCTACGAGTTCCAGCAGCGCGACCGGCTGAACGAGCCCGTCCTCACGCAGTGGGACCCGTGGGGCAAGCGCATCGACCACATCGAGGTGACGCCGCTCTGGAAGGAGGCGGAGGCGCTGACGGCGAGGAAGGGCCTGGTCGCGGTGGCCTACGAGCAGAAGAGCGGCGCGCTCAGCCGCGTGCACCAATTCGCGCTGAACTACCTGGTGCAGCCGTCGCTGGACGTCTACTCGTGTCCGCTGGCGATGACGGACGGCGCGGCGCGGTCGCTGCTGTCGCTGGGGAACAAGGCCCTCATCGATCACGCCCTGCCCCACCTGACGTCGCGCGATCCGGCGACGTTCTGGACGTCCGGCCAGTGGATGACGGAGCGCACGGGCGGCTCGGACGTGGGGCTCACGCTGACGGAGGCGCGGCAGTCCCCGGAGGGCTGGCGGCTGCACGGCACGAAGTGGTTCACGTCCGCGACGACGGCGCAGATGGCGCTGACGCTGGCGCGGCCCACGGGCAACGGCCCCGGCGGCAAGGGCCTGGCGCTCTTCTTCGTGGAGACGCGGGACGCGCAGGGCCGGCTCAATGGCATCCAGATCAACCGCCTGAAGGACAAGTTCGGCACGAAGAAGGTGCCCACGGCGGAGCTGACGCTGGACGGGACGCTGGCGACGCCGGTGGCGGGGCTGACGGACGGCATCCGCAACATGGCGATGATGCTGAACGTGACGCGCACCTGGAACGCGATGGGCGCGACGTGGGCCATGCGCCGGGCCCTGGCGCTGGCGCACGATTATGCGAAGCGCCGGGTGCAGTTCGGCGCGCCGCTGTCGGAGAAGCCGCTGCACGTGGACACGCTGGCGGGGCTGGAGGCGGAGTTCCAGGCGGGCTTCCTGCTCGCGTTCCGCGGCGTGGAGCTCCTGGGCAAGCTGGAGACGCGCACGGCGACGGAGCAGGAGCTGCTGTTGCAGCGGCTGGTGACGCCGCTGGCGAAGCTGACGACGGGCCGGCAGGTGGTGCACGTCACGTCGGAGGTGACGGAGTCCTTCGGCGGCGCGGGCTACGTGGAGGACACGGGTTTGCCACGCATCCAGGCGGACGCGCAGGTGCTGTCCATCTGGGAGGGCACGACGAACGTGCTGTCGCTGGACTCGCTGCGCGCGCTGGCGAAGGAAGGCACGCTGGAGGCGTTCTTCCATGAGGTGGAGGGCCGGCTGTCGAAGGTGACGGACGCGGGCCTGCGGCCGTGCGTTCAGACGGCGCACGACGCCCTGGAGCACGCGCGGGCCTGGGTGTCCGGCGCGATGGCGAACCCCACCACGATGGAGGCCGGGGCGCGGCGCTTCTCCCTGACGCTGGGGCGCACGCTGGAGCTGGCGCTCCTGAGCGAGCACGCGCAGTGGTGCCTGGAGCACGGTCACGGTCCGCGCAGCCGCGCCGCCGCGCGCCGGTTCCGGCAGCACGGCGTGGACCTCATCCAGGATGAGATCGACCTGGATGATTCGCGGCTCTTGGGCTGA
- a CDS encoding phytanoyl-CoA dioxygenase family protein, giving the protein MSVLSPEQCQRFAAEGYLVLPSFVDSGTCERMRTVILEQLASGDGPVEYEADVAYPGSPASIEAEGGRTVRRLLKAHGRSALFAAWFDDARMVEALGQLLEGPVVQARAHHNCVMTKQPRFSSDTGWHQDVRYWAFTRPELISTWLALGAETPENGGLKVLPGTHRMQFAPERYDAKLFLRPELPENASLIAGAQYVRLSPGDVLLFHARLFHAASRNHTQDTKYSVVATYRGTDNLPVPGSRSARD; this is encoded by the coding sequence ATGTCCGTCCTGAGTCCCGAGCAGTGCCAGCGCTTCGCCGCCGAGGGGTATCTCGTCCTGCCGTCCTTCGTGGACAGTGGGACGTGCGAGCGGATGCGGACCGTCATCCTGGAGCAGCTCGCGTCCGGTGACGGTCCGGTGGAGTACGAGGCCGACGTGGCCTATCCGGGCTCACCGGCCAGCATCGAAGCCGAGGGCGGCCGGACGGTGCGGCGGTTGTTGAAGGCCCATGGGCGCTCTGCCCTGTTCGCGGCGTGGTTCGACGACGCGCGGATGGTGGAGGCGCTGGGGCAGCTGCTGGAGGGGCCGGTGGTGCAGGCGCGGGCGCATCACAACTGCGTGATGACGAAGCAGCCGCGCTTCTCGTCGGACACGGGCTGGCACCAGGACGTGAGGTATTGGGCCTTCACGCGGCCGGAGCTGATCTCCACGTGGTTGGCGCTGGGCGCGGAGACGCCGGAGAACGGCGGTCTCAAGGTATTGCCCGGCACGCACCGCATGCAGTTCGCCCCGGAGCGCTACGACGCGAAGCTGTTCCTGCGGCCGGAGCTGCCGGAGAACGCGTCGCTCATCGCGGGTGCGCAGTACGTGAGGCTGTCCCCCGGAGACGTGCTGCTCTTCCACGCGCGGCTGTTCCACGCGGCGAGCCGGAACCACACGCAGGACACGAAGTACTCCGTGGTGGCCACGTACCGCGGGACGGACAACCTGCCCGTCCCGGGCTCACGTTCCGCGAGGGATTGA